Sequence from the Actinocatenispora sera genome:
AGCGACGAGTACGGGTCCTGGAACACCAGCTGGATCGGCCGGCGGCCGCGCGGCAGCCGGCGTACGTCGGTGCCGTCGAGCAGTACCCGCCCGCCGGTCACCGGCGCCAGCCCGACCGCGGCGCGGGCCAGCGTCGACTTGCCCGACCCGGACTCGCCGACCAGCCCGACCACGCTGCCGGACGGGACCCGCAGGTCGACGCCGTCGACGGCGGTGAGCCCGGACCGGTGCGTGCCGTACCGCACCTGCACGTCCTCGAAGGCCAGCTCGGTCATGCGGTTCCCTCCACCGGGATGCGATCGTCGGCGGTGTCGTCGGCGCCCGGGTCGGTGACTGGATGCCAGCAGGCGACCCGGTGGTCGTCGGTGACCGGCGCCAGCTGCGGGTCCGCCGAGCGGCACCGGTCGGTGGCGTACCGGCAGCGCTGCGCGAACGCGCACCCGGCCGGCAGCGCGGTCGGCTCCGGCGGCCGGCCGGCGATGACCCCCAGCGGCCGGTCCCGGTCGGCCGCGAGATCCGGTACCACCGCGAGCAGCGCCCGGGTGTAGGGATGCTGCGCCCGCTCGGCCAGCTCGGCGGCCGGCAGGTCCTCCACGATGCGTCCCGCGTACATCACCAGCACCCGCTCGCAGGTCTGGGTCACCACGGCGATGTCGTGACTGATCAGCAGGACCGCCGCGGCGGTGTCCCGGCGTACCCGGTCGAGCAGCCGCAGCACCTGGCGCTGCACCGTGACGTCCAGCGCGGTGGTCGGCTCGTCGGCGATGATCAGCCGGGGCGTACCCATCAGACCCATGCCGATCATCGCCCGCTGCCGCATCCCGCCGGAGAACTCGTGCGGGTACTGGTGGGCCCGCTTGGCCGGGGCCGGCACCCGCACCTGCGCGAGCCGCTCGATCGCCCGTACCAGCGCGCCGCGGCGGCCGAGGCCCTGGTGCTCCTGCGCCACCTCGGCCAGCTGCCGGCCGATCCGCCGGGTCGGGTTGAACGAGGTGGTCGGGTCCTGGAACACCATCGCCAGCGAGGTACCCAGCAGGGTGCGGACCTCCCGCTCCGGCACCGACAGCAGCGGCCGGCCGGCGAAGTCCAGCCGGCCCGCGGTCACCTCACCCGGGCGTTCGATCAGCCGTGCCGCCGCCAACGCGGTGAGGCTCTTGCCCGAGCCGGACTCGCCGACCACGCCGACCGCCTCGCCCGCGCCGAGCGTGAACGTCACGCCGCGCACCGGTTCGGCCCAGCCGGTCGGGGTCGGGAACCGTACCGACAGGTCCTCGACCCGCAGCACCGCATCGGGGTCGTCGGGCCCGGTGGGCGCCGCAGCGGGGCGTCCCGGCGCGCGCGACAGCAGCCGGCGCAGCGGCGTGCGGTGCCCCAGCGCCGCGGCGATCGTCTCGCCGCACAGGTTGAACGCCAACCCCGCCACCACCACCGCGACACCCGGGCCGAGCGCCGCCGCCGGGTTGGTGTAGATCCGGTTCAGCCCGTCGCCCAGCAGCCGACCCCAGTCGTACGACGGGGCCTGCACACCGATGCCCAGAAACGAAAGGCCGGCGAACGACAGCAGCGCCGCGCCGGCGCCGATCGTCGCGTTGACCACGAGCGGCTCGGCGATGTTCGGCAGCACGTGCCGCACCAGCACCCGCAGCCGGCCGGCACCGGCGATCCGGGCCGCCGCCACGTAGTCGCGTCCGGCGACCGACGCCGAGAGGGTCTGCGCCACCCGGGCGAACCCCGGCGCCGTGGCGAACCCGATCGCGAGCACCGCACCGGTGGTACCCACGCCGAACACGACCGCGAAGAACAGCGCGAGCAGCAGCCCGGGGAACGCCACCGCGATGTTGACGACCGCCACCACCACCCGGCCGGCTCGGCGGGGCAGCACGGCCGGCGCGGTACCCAGCACGGTGCCGACGGTGACGCCGATCAGCATCGCCAGCAGCGCCAGCCCGATCGACAGCCGCGTGGCGACCAGGGTGCGGGCGAACAGGTCGCGGCCCAGCGCGTCGGTGCCGAGCAGGTGCGCGCCGGAGGGGCCCTGCTGGATCGCGTCGGTGTCGA
This genomic interval carries:
- a CDS encoding dipeptide/oligopeptide/nickel ABC transporter permease/ATP-binding protein, which gives rise to MRRLRAVLRTPLGACAAILLLFVLALAVVAPIVWGAQATAVDTDAIQQGPSGAHLLGTDALGRDLFARTLVATRLSIGLALLAMLIGVTVGTVLGTAPAVLPRRAGRVVVAVVNIAVAFPGLLLALFFAVVFGVGTTGAVLAIGFATAPGFARVAQTLSASVAGRDYVAAARIAGAGRLRVLVRHVLPNIAEPLVVNATIGAGAALLSFAGLSFLGIGVQAPSYDWGRLLGDGLNRIYTNPAAALGPGVAVVVAGLAFNLCGETIAAALGHRTPLRRLLSRAPGRPAAAPTGPDDPDAVLRVEDLSVRFPTPTGWAEPVRGVTFTLGAGEAVGVVGESGSGKSLTALAAARLIERPGEVTAGRLDFAGRPLLSVPEREVRTLLGTSLAMVFQDPTTSFNPTRRIGRQLAEVAQEHQGLGRRGALVRAIERLAQVRVPAPAKRAHQYPHEFSGGMRQRAMIGMGLMGTPRLIIADEPTTALDVTVQRQVLRLLDRVRRDTAAAVLLISHDIAVVTQTCERVLVMYAGRIVEDLPAAELAERAQHPYTRALLAVVPDLAADRDRPLGVIAGRPPEPTALPAGCAFAQRCRYATDRCRSADPQLAPVTDDHRVACWHPVTDPGADDTADDRIPVEGTA